From a region of the Candidatus Rokuibacteriota bacterium genome:
- a CDS encoding IS110 family transposase — protein MDHIGIDVHKKDSQFCTLAEGGELIEQRIRTEPERFAAVLGERPRARIVIEASTESEWVARCLEGLGHEVIVADPNFAPMYATRTRKVKTDRRDARALAEVCLLGAYRRAHRLSDPQRHVRGRLTVRDAVVRTRSRYISLIRALLRQQGYRVPSGSAEGFLHRVRAMPLPGRLVSTIAPLLAVMRHLNAQLAYSDETIARVTAHDARVQRLRTVPSVGPVTAAAFVATLDDAQRFRHAHQVEAYLGLVPREYSSGESQHRGHITKAGPPRMRWLLVQVAVSILRRRPPEAEALHAWALHIAARRGKHIAVVALARRVAGILYALLRDGTTFDSQRSPRRVVTATLPV, from the coding sequence ATGGACCATATTGGCATCGACGTCCACAAGAAGGACAGCCAGTTCTGTACCCTGGCCGAGGGGGGCGAGCTGATCGAGCAGCGGATCCGCACCGAGCCCGAGCGGTTCGCAGCGGTGCTCGGCGAGCGGCCCCGGGCGCGGATCGTGATCGAGGCCTCGACCGAGAGTGAATGGGTGGCCCGCTGCCTGGAGGGGTTGGGCCACGAGGTCATCGTCGCCGATCCCAACTTCGCGCCCATGTATGCCACGCGCACGCGGAAGGTGAAGACCGACCGGCGGGACGCCCGCGCCCTGGCGGAGGTCTGCCTGCTCGGCGCCTACCGCCGGGCGCATCGGCTCTCCGATCCCCAGCGCCACGTGCGCGGCCGCCTCACCGTCCGTGACGCGGTCGTGCGCACCCGCAGCCGATACATCTCCCTCATCCGCGCGCTCCTCCGCCAGCAGGGCTACCGCGTGCCCTCGGGCAGCGCCGAGGGTTTCCTGCACCGGGTGCGCGCCATGCCCCTGCCCGGCCGCCTGGTCTCCACCATCGCGCCGCTGCTGGCCGTCATGCGGCACCTCAACGCCCAGCTCGCGTACTCCGACGAGACGATCGCGCGCGTGACCGCGCACGATGCGCGCGTCCAGCGCCTGCGCACCGTCCCCAGCGTCGGGCCCGTGACCGCCGCCGCCTTCGTCGCGACCCTCGATGACGCCCAGCGCTTCCGCCACGCGCACCAGGTTGAAGCCTACCTCGGCCTGGTGCCGCGTGAGTACAGCTCCGGTGAGAGCCAGCACCGCGGCCACATCACCAAGGCGGGGCCTCCCCGCATGCGCTGGCTCCTGGTGCAAGTCGCCGTCTCCATCCTGCGGCGCCGGCCGCCGGAGGCGGAGGCCCTCCACGCGTGGGCCCTGCACATTGCGGCGCGGCGCGGCAAGCACATCGCCGTCGTGGCCCTCGCCCGCCGGGTGGCCGGCATCCTCTATGCGCTCCTCCGGGACGGCACGACGTTCGACTCCCAACGCTCGCCCCGACGCGTGGTCACGGCCACGCTCCCAGTCTAA
- a CDS encoding metallophosphoesterase family protein — translation MTGKERRWINPNKGLVKILERNLDIIVSRFLYPHMSRVWNPYSWLLERRFVLTETSVSPAGWPRELHPLRVLLISDIHTGIFLKPQTLADLILSLMELKPDLVTIVGDIVTGHSNEVRPFLDALAPLSRAPLGAWYAYGNHDYFGGDPEELRKDLSSIGITTLKNESVALAHGQGRCFLGAIDDLIFGRPDWQRLVSQHGAPHLLLAHNPDHFYEAEGHGVPLTLSGHTHGGQIRFPNGPPIIRHSQFCLDEGLFSFRSSLLVVTRGLGSVGLPWRWGADPEAILIEVLPRE, via the coding sequence ATGACTGGCAAGGAGCGGCGCTGGATCAACCCGAACAAAGGCTTGGTGAAGATATTGGAGCGCAACCTGGACATAATCGTGTCGCGCTTCTTGTATCCTCATATGAGCCGAGTGTGGAATCCGTACAGCTGGTTGCTCGAGAGGCGCTTCGTTTTGACCGAAACGTCGGTCTCACCGGCCGGCTGGCCACGAGAGCTCCATCCGCTTCGGGTGTTGCTGATCTCAGATATCCATACCGGCATATTTCTCAAACCACAGACGCTGGCCGACCTCATTCTGTCGTTGATGGAGCTCAAGCCTGACCTCGTGACGATCGTAGGAGACATCGTGACAGGCCATTCGAATGAGGTGCGCCCGTTTCTCGATGCCTTGGCGCCGCTGTCGCGGGCGCCGCTCGGCGCCTGGTATGCCTACGGTAACCATGACTATTTTGGCGGAGACCCGGAAGAACTTCGCAAAGACCTGAGCTCCATCGGCATCACGACGTTGAAGAACGAATCCGTGGCGCTCGCGCATGGCCAGGGACGGTGTTTCCTCGGCGCCATCGACGATCTCATCTTCGGCAGGCCCGACTGGCAGCGTCTGGTCTCCCAACACGGCGCACCTCATCTGCTCCTAGCCCACAATCCTGATCACTTTTACGAGGCCGAAGGCCACGGAGTGCCCCTAACCCTCTCAGGCCACACTCATGGCGGCCAGATCCGCTTCCCAAACGGACCACCAATTATCCGCCACAGCCAGTTCTGCCTCGATGAAGGACTCTTTTCATTCCGTTCTTCGCTCCTCGTGGTGACGCGCGGGTTGGGGAGTGTCGGGCTCCCCTGGCGCTGGGGCGCCGACCCAGAAGCGATTCTGATCGAGGTCCTGCCACGGGAATAG